In Lolium rigidum isolate FL_2022 chromosome 3, APGP_CSIRO_Lrig_0.1, whole genome shotgun sequence, the genomic window CAGGAGAGATCTTGTCAGGCCCCGGCTGACTGCATGGAACAAATTGCTACATCGGTTGGCTTCCGTCCAATTGTCACAAGGGGCAAATGAGTTTCGTTGAACCCTAACAGTGAATAAAAATTTCATTGTGGATTCTTTGTATAAAGCGTTGATCCAGCTTTTACAGCCGGTAATTAAATTTtattttggaagatgaagataccgctaaAGATAAAAGTTTTCGCATGATACCTTCGTCGGTAATCCTTACTaaggataaccttgcaaaacacaATTGACATAGAAGTAAGAAGTGTGTATTTTGCCACCATGATGAGACaattaaacacttattcttccaatgtcactttgcaagatctatatggtcaatcatccaaaTAGGTTCTATCTTATAACCACCACAAAGTGTTGCCAATGTTTTTGGTAATTGGTTTAATGGGGTGAATCATAGGTTTAAGATACTTATTCGGGTGGGAGCacttgccattatttggtcgctttggctatgtagaaatgattaAGTGTTTAATGATataaattcttctcttatgcaggttatctaccggtgcaGTACTTTGCTCCGTTCAAGGTCGTCCCTTCAGCGTATGGAGAATCAAAACCTATTTACGAAGGTGTCTACATGGTTGGAGGACATGGCGAGGgagtttattacccaacatgggtggtaACATAATCTCAGGATTGGTCCGTCGCGACCGTAGGGGTCGATACTGCATCACGATGTTTATGTATTGATTTTTTAATACTCTTTGTTCCTTGGAttgtgtgcggctgtgtgcatcttcgttatgcagagaccgggtgtaatgcttaaaccttttaagtaataaaataccttttattgaaaaaaaaatcaacctAGAAAAAGTGATAAAAGCAAAAGTAGATCTGATCTTCAGAGCATTTGTGTACTATAATCAGCCTATTTATATGGTTAATGATATTTTATAGCTTAATTATTGTCTATATGGTTAGCGACACTGCAAAAAAGCTTTCTCCAATGATGAGATTGTTGGCAAAAGCTTTCTCCAATTTATAGAAACAAGTTTTTGGAAGAACCaatttttgtttccttttcttgAAAAAATATCAGTCCATAGAATGGATGACTTCGGCAGTTAATTGAAGATGCACAATGCCAAAATGAGCTTTAAGTTCTTGTTGCAAAAATATTATTAAGTTATTGAGAGGTTATATTCTGAGTTCATGTAGTGCCTCAATCTTGAGATACTGTAAGTGCATCAGAAGTGTGTGTGATATGCCGCCGAATCAGTAATGCAAAGATTTGATTTTTATTGCTGGCAAACCTGATCGTTGTGTGGATGAAAACCTGGTATTTAAACCCTGAGTACTGAACAACAAGAGTTGCGGAAGGGAATTAATTAGGAAGGGGATTGAAGTGAGGGAAGTGGATTGGGTGAATGGGTGATTTCACCAAAATCTGGTGGGTTAATACGCAGGAAAACTCTTCAAACCCGCTATTTGTTTATAAACCATAATATCATTGCTAGCAACAGGTATTGTCCCCCACGGTATTACAAAATCAACAATAACCAAATGCCGGTCATGTCAGCTACGCATTGCTACGGCAAAAGACCATAAATCCAAACCGAAGAGCGCGATAAGGAAACAAAAATGTACACCACAGAGAAGAAAAGTCAGCTCAGCAGCCCTCGCGTCAGGCAAGGTGACCGCTTATCTCCACGTCGATTTGTCCGCGTCATCGGCCCCGGCCTTCTCGGCCAGAAGCGACGTCCGCGCGTTGGTGGACGGCCGGTGAGCCGCCCTCGGCGAACGGTGCTCCTGCATTGTCCCAAAACGAAGCATCCATTTGTTCAGCTATTTGATCAATCCTGATGACATTGGGTGATCGAGCGAGCAAGGTATTGATCATGCAAGGGAGAGCACGGAAGAAGGGATGAACTCACGGTGCGGAAGGGGAAGTCGTCGCCTTCGAGCATGTGGACGATCTGCCCCATCTTAGGCCGCTTGTGTGCGTCGGAGTCGATGCAGCGGAGGCAGACGAGCAGCACCCTGTTGAGCGCCctgggcggcggcgccggctggatgcgcgggtcgagcaggtccTCCACGCGCCGGCTCCCCACCACCCCCTTGAACCACTCCACCAGGTTCACCTCGCCGGGCGGCCGGTTGTAGTCGACGGGGCTCCGTCCGGAGACGAGCTCCATGAGCAGCACCCCGAAGCTGTAGACGTCGCTGCTCTCGTTGAGCATCCCCGTCGACGCGTACTCGGGGGCCACGTACCCGAAGGTGCCCATGACGCGCGTGGTCACGTAGCTGGAGCCGGGGCCGAGCACCTTGGCCATGCCGAAGTCGGAGACCTTGGCGTTCCACTTCTTGTCCAGGAGGATGTTGCTGGACTTGATGTCCCTGTGCACCACCTTCGGCTCCAGCCCTTCGTGCAGGTACGCGATGCTGCACATTGAACACCATTAATCAGCTTATGTGATCGTCCCGATCGCGACGTATGAACGAACCATTGAGGACGACGAACCCTTTGGCCGTCCCGATGGCGATGTTGAGCCGTGTCTCCCATGCCAGCGGGCTGACGGGGCCAACGTCGCCGTGCAGCCACTGCTCCAAGTTGCCGTTCTCAACAAACTCGTACACGAGCATCCTGTGAGCGCCATGCCATGATTGCGTTAGGCGTTACCGCACACGCTAGTCTGTCAGCTGTGGTTCCGATCCAAAATATTCTGGAGGTGGAAGATTTCAGAAGCGTGCTTACCGTTTAGGCCCTTCCGCGCAGTAGCCGATGAGGCCGGCGAGGTGCTTGTGCCTCACTCTGCCGATAGCTTCAACCTCCACCTTGAACTCCTGCTCGGCCTGACCCCTACAAACCACCATTTGTAATTTCAGATCAACACATTCCTTACCTGTTTAACATATCACTGCATCAATGATTATGCAGTGCTATAGGTAGTTTCATCAACATCCTTACTGTTGCTCCATTTTAATCGTCTACCTAATTGCCTTATTTGGGACTGTCTAGTTTCATCTTGGGCGTTGCTTATCAAGGACTAGGCTTTTCTGAATGACTAACGAGCGTGATGTCTGAACCTCAACTGTAAACACACTGAACCCGTGTGCAGGAAGGAACGGACATTTACCCTGTTGCGCATGTGTAAATCTTCAGCAatccatgtgcatgcatgcacttGGTTCACTTCAAAGTTAAAACAGCTGCAAAGATGTCACATACATATATATTTCTGATTGGATATTTATGTGACCAGAAAAGGAGCAAAGTTTGGTCATCCCTTTGCCTTTTCTGTTGCTTTATCTTTTCTTGAAAGTAAGGACATCAGATCGATTGGTTCATATGACTCGCCGACGCCGACGATCTCCAGTTCGCAACTAACTAAGTAGATGGATACATACGTGCCATCACAGAAAAGCACAAAATGAGCCACCTACTCATATCACAATCATATGTAAGCGGGGAGGAAAGAAAAGCAATTTTCGCCATTCTCTGTAGCATTGACTTAACGCGAGGGATAGTGTTCTCTAACTACATTGATGGAGTACAATAAATTTGATTCACATGACAACGCAGACCAATCTTATCAATCAGTAATCACACATATAATGCTAAAATAAGATGGGGTGTGAAAATGCTCTGCAGTTTTATTTTCAGtcaaatggcaccagaagattctGAACACCATATCTGATATCTGCAAAAGGACAAACTGGGGCTTTATCTTAACGAAAGCACGCTTGCCTCAAGTTCGTTTTGGCCTTtttcatatgaccaggtaactgaCGGCAAGCTTGAAGCCACGCCAACAGGAGAACTACACCAACCGTGACTAATTACCAACACAAGCATTTAGTTCAGAAAAGCACAATTGTACATATGCACTGTCGAAACCCATGCCGGTAAACAGTGCCGCTACAAGCTTCCGTCCATTCAAACATTTACACCAGGGAACAAAAATGTACTATGGTGGTTAGTTGTTTTTCATTGCGATCGTCTATTTGGTTTATCTAAGGTTAAATTGTACTTTCATTTCTACCGTGTTAGGATAGGATGAAAGCGAGACAGAGTACTCTGGTCTGGTCCAACAAGGCAGTACTGCAGTAACAACATGAGGGGGGCGAGTACTCACTTGTGATCGAACAGGAACTTGACGGCGACCACCTCGCCGTCGGCGAGCACGCCGCGGTACACCGTGCCGTAGCCTCCCTCCCCGACCACGTTCGCCTCGCGGAACCCTCCCGTGGCAGCCTCCAGCTCCTCCAGCTCGTACCACCGCCCCCAGCCCATCTCCACCCCGGGCGCCGCGCCGCTGATCCTCCCCACTTTCCTCTTCACCGGCGAGTCGAGGGAGCTAGCCGCCGCGGACGAGCTGGCCACGTCGGAGGAGCTCGTGCCGACCTCCGCCCCGCCGACCTCCACGTACTTCGGCTGCTGCTTGGGCGTGGAggtcgggagcagcgacgagccaGAGGAGAGCGCGTGGTCGACGCGCGAGGACTGCGGCCGCTTGGCGCCGCGCCGGCGCGTGAGGTACGCGGCGATTGTTGCGGCCGACATGACGAGGACGAGCACGATGGCGGCGGCCACCGCGATCTCTAACGGGGTGGACAGGCCGAGGAAGGACTTCGTCCTGGCGGAGGCGCCGGCGACGTCGacggaggcggcgggcggcggtcCGGCGTCGTCCATCGGGGCGGTGGTTGGTGGGCCCGTGTAGTCAGAAGGCGGGTGGCGAGGTGAGGCGACGGAGTGGAGGGTGGTGTTGGAGGGAGCGTGGCTGCTTGCGCCGGTGTTATAATGGAGTTATGATGAGTTGTGCTCTTCTTGCTAACGTTGGTGGACTCGGTGTCCCGTGGCCCCGTCCTACATTACTCCATTGTTTCTTCGTGCTCGTTCACGGCCATGCATTGATTTTTGGAGATTGAATCATTTAAGTTgagattggagacgtatcaacgaattCATCCCTGTATGACCTATTGCGAGGGCTCCTATTGATAACATCTATTGCATTAGTCACATCAGATGCCAACTGTGTGAAATGAAAATACTACCCATATTAGCTATGACCAATGTTTTCAGTATCAAGTTATTAGTTactattgttattaataacatctctTGCATTAGTCACATCCTTGTTAAAAAAAGTTAGTGTACAATTATGGGCCCTAAAGACCCAGAAGCTGCGTTATATTCCAGTGGTGGAATTACATTTTACAGGAAGGtctaaaaagtaaagaaaattattATCAGGACCAACAACTTTGCAACAAGAACCCACAAGAAAACCAAGAAGAAGCAACCgggtccttctccttcttctcgacGTCCGTGTCAGCACCATCGCTTGACTACCGGGGATGGACCACTTGGAGCAATGCCGATGTGAAGCGCTCAGACGGAGAGGATGAAGATCCTCCGCAATGGCACCATGCCTGGAGGAAGAGTAGTCACGGCCATGTGACTGAGGAGGGCCACCCTTCGGCCATGAGAAGCAGGGGCAAGATGGCGT contains:
- the LOC124695100 gene encoding probable receptor-like serine/threonine-protein kinase At4g34500, whose protein sequence is MDDAGPPPAASVDVAGASARTKSFLGLSTPLEIAVAAAIVLVLVMSAATIAAYLTRRRGAKRPQSSRVDHALSSGSSLLPTSTPKQQPKYVEVGGAEVGTSSSDVASSSAAASSLDSPVKRKVGRISGAAPGVEMGWGRWYELEELEAATGGFREANVVGEGGYGTVYRGVLADGEVVAVKFLFDHKGQAEQEFKVEVEAIGRVRHKHLAGLIGYCAEGPKRMLVYEFVENGNLEQWLHGDVGPVSPLAWETRLNIAIGTAKGIAYLHEGLEPKVVHRDIKSSNILLDKKWNAKVSDFGMAKVLGPGSSYVTTRVMGTFGYVAPEYASTGMLNESSDVYSFGVLLMELVSGRSPVDYNRPPGEVNLVEWFKGVVGSRRVEDLLDPRIQPAPPPRALNRVLLVCLRCIDSDAHKRPKMGQIVHMLEGDDFPFRTEHRSPRAAHRPSTNARTSLLAEKAGADDADKSTWR